Proteins encoded by one window of Arachis ipaensis cultivar K30076 chromosome B04, Araip1.1, whole genome shotgun sequence:
- the LOC107636568 gene encoding uncharacterized protein LOC107636568 has translation MTEENQRMEQQIANLNNTQTENNNDWQERTKEAEQQSGPTHVSDTARQEEEQPEHNEEARPDDEDDNQESSPGPFTTEVMNFVLPRRFTLPTTLTPYDGLGDPKKYIKKFTSVIIVNGASDKVFCRCFPSYLDGSALDWFYSLHAGSISRFRDLSKPFEEHFAGSAIYLHDSDYLNTIKQGQQESLRDYITRFTKIAMSIPDLHPEVELHAIKSGLRPGKFQETIAIAKPKTMAKFRQKAKGQIDIEELRQARKTEKPHYRDDDRTRDKKKNFKLTSRYESYTQFNTKRNDIIKEILNSKLIKPPRKAGSYPDSKGADRSKYCSFHQKHGHTTDECVIAKDLLERLARQGHLDKYIGGHIQR, from the coding sequence ATGACCGAGGAGAACCAAAGAATGGAACAGCAAATTGCCAACTTGAATAACACCCAAACCGAAAACAACAATGATTGGCAAGAACGGACAAAGGAAGCCGAGCAGCAATCAGGGCCAACACACGTCTCTGACACTGCTCGACAGGAAGAGGAGCAACCCGAGCATAATGAGGAAGCTCGGCCAGACGACGAGGATGACAATCAGGAAAGCTCCCCTGGACCATTCACGACCGAGGTGATGAACTTCGTGCTACCCAGGAGGTTCACTCTGCCGACCACCCTAACTCCCTATGACGGGTTAGGTGATCCAAAGAAATACATCAAGAAGTTCACCTCTGTAATAATAGTAAACGGTGCATCTGATAAAGTTTTTTGTCGTTGTTTTCCATCTTACTTAGACGGttctgcacttgattggttttatTCCTTGCATGCAGGTTCTATTTCTCGCTTTCGAGACCTATCAAAGCCCTTTGAAGAGCACTTTGCTGGATCGGCCATCTACCTACACGACTCTGATTACCTGAATACAATCAAGCAAGGCCAGCAAGAAAGCCTCAGGGACTACATAACGCGCTTCACAAAGATAGCCATGAGTATACCCGACCTCCACCCAGAGGTGGAACTGCACGCCATAAAAAGTGGACTGCGACCAGGAAAATTCCAGGAAACTATTGCCATAGCCAAACCTAAGACTATGGCCAAGTTTCGTCAAAAGGCTAAAGGTCAAATCGACATTGAGGAGCTTCGACAAGCTCGGAAAACAGAAAAGCCTCATTACAGAGACGACGACAGAACTCGAGACAAAAAGAAGAACTTCAAACTGACTTCACGATATGAATCCTACACTCAATTTAACACCAAGCGCAACGATATCATCAAGGAGATCTTGAATTCGAAGTTGATCAAACCGCCAAGAAAAGCCGGCAGTTACCCAGATTCAAAAGGAGCGGACAGATCAAAATATTGCTCTTTCCACCAAAAGCACGGACACACTACCGATGAGTGTGTCATCGCCAAAGACCTTCTGGAGCGACTAGCTCGGCAAGGCCACCTGGACAAATACATCGGCGGCCACATACAGCGATGA
- the LOC107636570 gene encoding protein FAR-RED ELONGATED HYPOCOTYL 3-like: MKEINPNFFYAIDVDDANKFKSALWVDARCRDSYEYYGDVVSFDTTYKRNRHGLPFASFVGVNHHRKSTLLGCALLGSEETPSFEWVFITDQFKAMAGAIRKVLPDTVHQWCIWHIMKKSQFKVGGSISRFRDLSKPFEEHFAGSAIYLHDSDYLNTIKQGQQESLRDYITRFTKIAMSIPDLHPEVELHAIKSGLRPGKFQETIAIATTRKKSISYYKNYRKIVANLTQNMICDGLATA; this comes from the exons ATGAAGGAGATCAATCCCAACTTCTTTTATGCCATAGATGTTGATGATGCAAATAAGTTCAAGAGCGCactctgggtagatgcaaggtgcAGGGATTCGTATGAATATTACGGAGATGTGGTGTCGTTCGACACCACTTACAAAAGAAACAG GCATGGTCTACCATTTGCATCCTTTGTCGGTGTAAACCACCATAGAAAGTCTACTCTTCTTGGTTGTGCTTTACTTGGGAGCGAGGAGACCCCTAGTTTTGAGTGGGTGTTCATCACTGACCAGTTCAAGGCCATGGCCGGTGCTATTAGGAAGGTCCTACCTGATACTGTCCACCAATGGTGCATCTGGCACATAATGAAGAAGTCACAATTCAAGGTTGGAG GTTCTATTTCTCGCTTTCGAGACCTATCAAAGCCCTTTGAAGAGCACTTTGCTGGATCGGCCATCTACCTACATGACTCTGATTACCTGAATACAATCAAGCAAGGCCAGCAAGAAAGCCTCAGGGACTACATAACGCGCTTCACAAAGATAGCCATGAGTATACCCGACCTCCACCCAGAGGTGGAACTGCACGCCATAAAAAGTGGACTGCGACCAGGAAAATTCCAGGAAACTATTGCCAtagccactacaagaaaaaagtcGATTAGCTACTACAAAAATTATCGTAAAATCGTCGCTAATCTGACGCAAAATATGatttgtgacggattagctacCGCCTAG